A single region of the Thermococcus paralvinellae genome encodes:
- the uppS gene encoding polyprenyl diphosphate synthase yields MLIYRVISHVPHILFKPAYDLYERYLLEKVKSSGRIPKHVAIIMDGNRRWARKLEKPPWYGHLFGSKKLEEILEWCRELGIKTLTVYAFSTENFKRSPEEVNALMNLFEQKFKELVHDERVHKYGIRVNVIGRKELLPRNVRKAAEEAERATRKYNNYTLNVALAYGGRSEIVDAIKRIVDDIEDGKITKRDIDEELLKKYLYIPNMPDPDIVIRTGGEIRISNFLLYQIAYSELFFVDVYFPEFRKIDFLRIIREYQKRERRFGK; encoded by the coding sequence ATGCTAATTTACAGGGTTATTTCCCACGTTCCTCATATTTTATTCAAGCCCGCTTATGATTTGTATGAGCGCTATCTTCTGGAAAAAGTCAAATCAAGTGGTAGGATTCCCAAGCATGTGGCTATTATTATGGATGGTAACAGGAGATGGGCAAGAAAGCTCGAGAAGCCTCCTTGGTATGGGCATCTCTTTGGCTCCAAGAAGCTTGAGGAGATTCTAGAGTGGTGTAGAGAACTTGGTATTAAGACACTAACAGTCTATGCATTCTCTACTGAGAACTTTAAGAGAAGTCCAGAGGAAGTCAATGCCTTGATGAATCTTTTCGAGCAGAAATTTAAGGAGTTAGTGCACGATGAGAGAGTTCACAAGTATGGCATAAGAGTCAATGTTATCGGGAGAAAGGAACTTTTGCCAAGAAATGTTAGAAAGGCTGCTGAAGAAGCAGAGAGAGCTACAAGAAAGTATAATAATTATACCCTTAATGTGGCTCTTGCATATGGAGGAAGGAGTGAAATAGTGGATGCAATAAAGAGGATTGTTGATGACATAGAAGATGGGAAAATAACCAAAAGAGACATTGATGAAGAGCTTTTGAAGAAGTATCTTTACATTCCAAATATGCCCGACCCTGATATAGTAATAAGAACGGGCGGTGAGATCAGGATAAGCAACTTTTTGCTTTATCAAATTGCCTACAGCGAGCTCTTCTTCGTTGATGTGTACTTCCCGGAGTTCAGAAAGATAGACTTTCTGAGGATAATCCGCGAATATCAAAAAAGGGAGCGAAGATTTGGAAAGTAA
- a CDS encoding gamma carbonic anhydrase family protein, with amino-acid sequence MAIYEFEGKKPKIHESAFVDENAVIIGDVVLEEKTSVWPSAVLRGDIEQIYIGKGSNIQDNVSIHTSHRQPTIIGEYVTIGHNAVVHGAKIGNYVIIGMGAIVLDGAKIGNHVIIGAGALIPPGKEIPDYSLVIGVPGKVVRQLSEEEIEMTKKNAEIYIELAEKHLKSRKKIE; translated from the coding sequence ATGGCGATTTATGAGTTTGAAGGAAAGAAACCTAAAATCCATGAGAGCGCTTTTGTTGATGAAAATGCTGTCATAATCGGAGATGTTGTTCTTGAGGAGAAAACTAGTGTTTGGCCATCAGCTGTTCTCAGAGGAGATATTGAGCAAATTTATATTGGAAAAGGCTCAAACATCCAAGACAACGTCAGCATACACACATCACATAGGCAGCCGACAATAATTGGCGAGTATGTGACTATTGGACATAATGCAGTTGTTCACGGAGCAAAGATTGGAAACTATGTCATCATAGGAATGGGAGCTATTGTTCTCGATGGGGCAAAAATAGGGAACCATGTTATCATTGGAGCTGGAGCACTAATTCCACCAGGAAAAGAAATTCCAGACTACAGCTTGGTTATTGGAGTTCCAGGAAAAGTAGTCAGGCAACTTAGCGAAGAAGAAATAGAAATGACTAAGAAAAATGCCGAAATTTATATAGAGCTCGCTGAAAAGCATCTTAAAAGCAGAAAGAAAATAGAGTGA
- the hjc gene encoding Holliday junction resolvase Hjc has product MRYRKGASAERELIKMLEKEGFAVIRSAGSKKVDIVAGNGKIYLCIEVKSTKGEKLYINEEDIDKLVNFAEKFGGKAVIAVKFIKNGWYFIYPNQLVKNGKNYKISLRDAKYKGSTFDEMIEKQRSLDKVIRCE; this is encoded by the coding sequence ATGAGGTACAGAAAAGGTGCAAGTGCTGAAAGGGAACTCATTAAGATGCTCGAAAAAGAAGGATTTGCCGTTATCCGCTCTGCTGGAAGCAAAAAAGTGGATATAGTTGCTGGAAATGGGAAGATTTATCTCTGTATCGAGGTTAAAAGTACTAAAGGAGAAAAACTCTACATTAATGAAGAAGACATAGATAAGCTAGTTAACTTTGCGGAGAAATTTGGAGGTAAAGCTGTCATTGCCGTGAAGTTCATAAAAAACGGATGGTATTTTATTTATCCAAATCAGCTAGTAAAAAACGGCAAAAATTATAAGATAAGCTTGAGAGATGCAAAATATAAAGGATCAACGTTTGATGAAATGATTGAAAAACAACGGTCCTTGGATAAGGTGATCAGGTGTGAATAG
- a CDS encoding CARDB domain-containing protein — protein MNRWVAIVLIFILAFPVIPLVKAQPIIVISVPQEYFEGKPGDTIKIPVTVRNAGNETAYNITIYISGLVKGLQYTMAAISKLDPNQNATVELTIYIKDAKSGTYDLKIVGRVGSLLFEKPIKVRVLTVIDYKLDIQVEDKYLYGNDIEATLVVRSLSNVVIVGTISYELYSEEGLLKKNSWVTYINPQEKWGYTVFLPKPKVGKYTIILRAEFGGITKTLTRSFLVYRRNLTYEAYFKNGIIYVRVVDKEDNGVKDISVEIKGMLFKTDSYGFVKYEIKEPGVYKIKLNLDGKIVETFVEVKKIFIDLEQKNETLIVHVKDDTGKEISNVGIEAIGPSGKAYAVTDENGQAKISLNEIGYGLITIKAESSKYIGSEVSINIEKPKYEKKSTTTIIITTPTPVQINETSTQVEQPKKDYDYLLIILLLSAVLFGITSYAAFFMPIKLEEQLDKYYFVKVKAPKLRGIKNFKYERVINAVDARATKGKVSIDGNKVVWEIEELEPEEEAFLQVLL, from the coding sequence GTGAATAGATGGGTCGCTATTGTCCTCATTTTTATATTGGCTTTTCCTGTCATTCCATTGGTAAAAGCTCAACCTATCATTGTGATAAGTGTTCCTCAAGAATATTTTGAAGGTAAGCCTGGAGATACCATAAAAATACCTGTTACAGTTAGGAATGCTGGAAATGAGACTGCCTATAACATAACAATCTATATATCAGGGCTTGTTAAAGGGCTCCAGTACACTATGGCTGCAATATCTAAACTCGATCCAAATCAGAACGCCACCGTTGAGCTAACAATTTATATCAAGGATGCAAAATCTGGAACATATGATTTGAAGATAGTTGGTCGTGTTGGTTCTTTGCTCTTTGAAAAACCAATAAAGGTTAGGGTTCTTACAGTCATTGATTATAAGCTTGACATTCAAGTTGAGGACAAATATCTCTATGGCAATGACATTGAGGCAACTCTTGTAGTTAGATCCCTCTCAAATGTAGTCATAGTTGGAACGATAAGCTATGAACTGTATTCTGAAGAAGGCTTGCTGAAGAAAAATTCTTGGGTAACCTACATAAATCCTCAAGAGAAATGGGGATACACAGTCTTTTTACCAAAGCCAAAAGTTGGGAAATATACAATTATATTGAGAGCAGAGTTCGGTGGGATCACAAAGACGCTCACAAGGAGTTTCCTTGTATATAGGAGAAACCTCACCTACGAGGCATACTTTAAGAATGGGATAATTTATGTGCGAGTTGTAGATAAAGAGGATAATGGAGTTAAGGATATCTCAGTCGAAATTAAGGGAATGCTTTTCAAAACGGATTCATATGGATTTGTTAAATATGAAATCAAAGAGCCGGGGGTTTATAAGATAAAACTCAATCTCGATGGCAAGATTGTTGAGACCTTTGTTGAAGTGAAGAAAATTTTCATCGATCTGGAGCAGAAAAATGAGACACTAATTGTTCATGTGAAAGATGATACTGGAAAAGAAATTTCTAATGTCGGTATTGAGGCAATAGGACCCAGTGGCAAAGCTTATGCAGTAACAGATGAAAATGGACAGGCAAAAATAAGCTTAAATGAAATTGGTTATGGATTGATTACAATAAAAGCTGAGAGCTCAAAATACATTGGGTCTGAAGTAAGCATAAACATTGAGAAGCCTAAATATGAGAAAAAATCAACTACAACAATAATCATAACAACTCCAACTCCTGTTCAAATTAATGAAACCTCTACTCAAGTTGAACAACCGAAAAAAGATTATGATTACTTGCTCATAATTCTCCTGCTATCTGCAGTGCTTTTCGGAATTACCTCATACGCTGCATTTTTCATGCCAATAAAACTTGAAGAGCAGCTTGACAAGTACTATTTTGTTAAAGTTAAAGCTCCAAAGTTAAGAGGCATTAAGAACTTCAAATATGAAAGGGTGATAAATGCTGTGGATGCAAGAGCAACAAAAGGCAAAGTTAGCATTGACGGGAACAAAGTTGTGTGGGAGATTGAGGAACTTGAGCCTGAAGAAGAGGCCTTTTTGCAGGTTCTGCTTTGA
- a CDS encoding PEGA domain-containing protein, whose translation MRKIALFVLVSLLLLSNMVNGVYLQVEHYDLHGDICSIAIFGNYFIPVGCIEGRWDEFRVLYIFNGSGVVKKIPVKDCQGECDLFTIDIVNNSLVIFYLTKPCFSEPLLKIGVNLTKNYTLPEDIRVSYWGSSRIITKPREEAYGVVEVVRQNGIVETLRFEQPVGAAVILSDGTLVVGTKGYTYFANDQPMDNAGPFDVVGGHLYIYKDFPGGYLNVSSNIGADIIVDGVNKGITPAFISVPLGKHRVVVRAFNQQQEFIIFVKENQTHTIEAIFKTGYLRVAETISWSSVKIDGVKIGRAPIEVELPVGNHSVTVGFGSWSEDWKFLVYHVAVYENKTSVITPHHWLRNSTYGYIEVDSPKGAIVLVDNYIYSYTPLKIPVPTGNHTVLISFGNNTKEYKVTVERFKTAKIPKSRDSGVSITSSVTSSKPSTIHRTSSHIQTNEQMNTLHYLRILFLIAILYLFTLLIRRKQS comes from the coding sequence GTGAGAAAGATAGCACTATTTGTTTTAGTTTCTCTGCTCCTTTTATCCAACATGGTAAATGGAGTTTATCTCCAAGTTGAGCACTATGATCTTCATGGTGATATATGTAGCATAGCAATTTTTGGGAACTACTTTATCCCAGTTGGATGTATTGAAGGAAGATGGGATGAATTTAGGGTTTTATACATTTTTAATGGAAGCGGGGTCGTGAAGAAGATTCCAGTGAAAGATTGCCAAGGTGAGTGCGACCTTTTTACCATTGATATTGTAAACAACAGCTTAGTGATTTTTTACTTAACTAAACCGTGCTTTTCAGAGCCTCTTTTAAAAATTGGGGTAAATCTAACAAAGAATTACACTCTGCCTGAGGATATCAGAGTAAGCTACTGGGGGAGCTCAAGGATAATAACAAAGCCGAGAGAGGAAGCTTATGGTGTTGTAGAGGTAGTCAGGCAGAATGGAATAGTTGAAACTTTAAGATTTGAACAGCCTGTTGGAGCAGCAGTAATTTTATCAGATGGCACTTTAGTTGTTGGAACCAAAGGATACACTTACTTTGCAAATGATCAGCCGATGGATAATGCTGGACCTTTTGATGTAGTAGGTGGACATCTTTACATCTACAAAGATTTTCCTGGTGGATACTTGAATGTTAGCTCAAACATCGGAGCAGATATTATTGTTGATGGGGTTAATAAAGGAATTACGCCTGCGTTTATCTCAGTTCCTTTAGGAAAGCATAGAGTTGTTGTTAGAGCTTTCAACCAGCAACAAGAGTTCATCATTTTTGTTAAAGAGAATCAAACACACACAATTGAGGCAATTTTCAAGACTGGTTATCTCAGAGTTGCAGAAACAATTTCATGGTCTTCAGTTAAGATAGATGGCGTTAAGATTGGTAGAGCTCCAATTGAGGTTGAATTGCCTGTTGGAAACCACAGTGTAACTGTAGGCTTTGGGAGTTGGAGTGAAGATTGGAAATTCCTGGTTTATCATGTTGCTGTGTATGAAAACAAAACCTCTGTCATAACTCCACATCATTGGCTAAGAAATTCCACCTACGGTTACATTGAGGTTGACTCTCCAAAAGGAGCAATAGTTTTAGTTGATAACTATATTTACTCATATACACCACTAAAGATTCCTGTCCCAACAGGCAACCACACAGTTTTGATTAGCTTTGGTAATAACACAAAAGAGTATAAAGTTACAGTTGAGCGCTTTAAAACAGCAAAAATTCCGAAAAGCAGAGATAGTGGGGTTTCCATAACTTCTTCAGTGACAAGTTCCAAACCTTCCACTATCCATAGAACTTCCTCACATATACAAACCAATGAACAAATGAACACATTACATTACCTGCGGATTCTGTTCCTCATAGCCATTTTGTATCTCTTCACACTCTTAATACGAAGAAAACAAAGCTAA
- a CDS encoding lysyl aminopeptidase translates to MVDFELLRKIVEAPGVSGYEFLGIRDVVIEALKDYVDEIKIDKLGNVIAHKKGSGPKIMIAAHMDKIGLMVNHIDKDGYLHVVPIGGVDPRTLVAQRVRIFTENGELYGVVGHIPPHLTKPEERKKAAEWDTIVVDVGADSKEEAEKMGIKVGTVMEFAPAFTKLTENRFASPYLDDRICLYAMIEAAKAVENHEADIYFVASVQEEVGLRGARVASYAIDPEIGIAMDVTFAKQPGDKGKIVVELGKGPVMDVGPNINPKVRAFAEEVAKRYDIPLQVEPSPRPTGTDANIMQINREGVATAVLSIPIKYMHSQVELADARDVDNAIKLAKHFLEELRPMDLIP, encoded by the coding sequence ATGGTAGACTTTGAGCTTTTGAGAAAAATTGTTGAAGCTCCAGGTGTAAGTGGCTACGAGTTTTTGGGAATTAGAGATGTAGTTATTGAGGCTTTGAAAGATTACGTTGATGAAATCAAAATTGACAAACTTGGTAACGTAATCGCTCACAAAAAGGGAAGCGGACCAAAAATAATGATTGCAGCACATATGGATAAGATAGGTCTGATGGTTAACCACATTGACAAGGATGGCTATCTTCATGTAGTCCCAATTGGTGGAGTTGATCCAAGGACTTTAGTCGCTCAAAGAGTTAGAATATTCACAGAGAACGGAGAACTTTATGGAGTCGTTGGTCATATCCCACCGCACTTAACAAAACCTGAAGAGAGAAAGAAAGCTGCAGAGTGGGACACAATTGTGGTTGATGTTGGTGCAGATTCAAAAGAAGAAGCTGAGAAGATGGGGATTAAAGTTGGAACAGTTATGGAATTTGCCCCGGCATTTACAAAGCTCACAGAGAACAGATTTGCCTCCCCATACCTTGACGATAGGATTTGCCTTTATGCAATGATAGAAGCCGCAAAGGCTGTTGAAAATCACGAAGCGGACATATACTTTGTTGCCAGTGTTCAAGAAGAGGTTGGATTGAGAGGTGCAAGGGTTGCGAGCTATGCAATTGACCCCGAGATTGGAATTGCTATGGATGTAACTTTTGCCAAACAGCCTGGAGATAAGGGCAAAATTGTTGTTGAACTCGGCAAAGGCCCTGTCATGGACGTTGGTCCAAACATAAATCCAAAAGTTAGGGCATTCGCTGAAGAGGTCGCTAAGAGATATGACATTCCTCTCCAAGTTGAGCCAAGCCCAAGGCCAACAGGAACAGATGCAAACATTATGCAGATTAACAGAGAAGGCGTTGCAACTGCTGTCTTGAGCATTCCAATAAAATACATGCACTCACAAGTTGAATTGGCTGATGCGAGAGATGTTGATAACGCAATCAAGCTGGCTAAGCACTTCCTCGAGGAGCTCAGACCCATGGATTTGATACCTTGA
- the hepT gene encoding type VII toxin-antitoxin system HepT family RNase toxin produces the protein MDGRIQHKKELIDRSLKIIRENLPGSLEKFLQMGLEKDGIYKQLEFAIQNVLDICNEINFSLELGIVVGYDDIVGNLHKAKIIDDSLKEKLKFLIQLREVLIYNYDLIQDEIAFKNMPEYLAIIEDFLAFIQRFLEGQK, from the coding sequence TTGGACGGCAGGATTCAACATAAAAAGGAACTAATTGATAGGAGCTTGAAAATTATTCGGGAAAATCTCCCAGGCTCTTTAGAGAAGTTTTTGCAGATGGGGCTTGAGAAAGATGGAATATACAAGCAGCTTGAGTTTGCAATCCAAAATGTTCTGGATATATGTAACGAAATAAATTTCAGTCTTGAGCTCGGCATAGTGGTCGGATACGATGATATTGTTGGAAATCTTCACAAGGCAAAAATAATAGATGATAGCCTTAAGGAAAAACTGAAGTTTTTGATACAGCTTAGAGAAGTTCTGATTTACAACTATGACCTTATACAAGATGAGATAGCCTTTAAAAACATGCCTGAGTATTTAGCTATAATTGAAGACTTTTTAGCATTCATCCAAAGATTTCTTGAGGGACAAAAATGA
- a CDS encoding archaemetzincin family Zn-dependent metalloprotease → MTGILLIPIVAREVEKEVITAVANYVRQFYSKFGLGVTSLPKISINRFSTGYNEIRGQFLGRVFLPVLGIIRNELGAKAIVGITDVDLYEEGLNFIFGLASPYSKAAIVSLYRLKPEFYGERKGKLLMDRAIKEVMHELGHVFGLEHCPNPKCVMHFSNSILDTDFKGRDYCDNCIKKLRGYLDD, encoded by the coding sequence ATGACGGGAATCTTACTGATTCCCATAGTTGCAAGGGAAGTAGAAAAGGAAGTGATTACAGCTGTTGCTAATTATGTTAGGCAATTTTATTCAAAATTCGGATTAGGGGTCACCTCTTTGCCAAAAATCAGCATAAATAGGTTTTCTACAGGATACAATGAAATTAGGGGCCAGTTTTTAGGAAGAGTTTTTCTTCCTGTTTTAGGAATAATCCGTAATGAGCTTGGAGCCAAAGCTATCGTGGGAATAACAGATGTTGATTTATATGAGGAGGGCTTAAACTTCATATTTGGGCTTGCAAGTCCATATTCAAAAGCAGCGATAGTATCTCTTTACAGACTTAAACCTGAGTTTTATGGGGAAAGAAAGGGGAAGCTATTGATGGATAGGGCAATAAAGGAGGTTATGCATGAGTTGGGTCATGTGTTTGGTCTTGAGCACTGTCCAAATCCTAAATGTGTCATGCATTTTTCCAATTCAATCCTTGATACGGATTTTAAAGGTAGAGACTATTGTGATAATTGCATAAAAAAGCTTAGGGGGTATTTAGATGATTGA
- the cyaB gene encoding class IV adenylate cyclase: protein MIEVELKGYANDKIFEKVRERFKFMRKETHEDIYYQHPCRDFSKTDEALRIRIKRFNGHFEAFLTYKGPKLDNMSKTRKEIEVPISDVDAYSDLLTSLGFKEVLTIVKVREKYYVEKGVTITLDEVEGLGKFIEIEKLIKDNENIEEEVKKLRKILEVLGVKKFERKSYLELLLEKLKKNGSEI from the coding sequence ATGATTGAAGTTGAACTCAAAGGATATGCCAATGACAAAATCTTTGAAAAAGTTAGAGAAAGATTTAAATTCATGAGAAAAGAAACGCATGAGGACATTTACTACCAGCATCCATGCAGAGATTTTTCCAAAACCGATGAAGCTCTACGAATCAGGATAAAACGTTTTAACGGACATTTTGAGGCATTTCTGACGTATAAGGGGCCTAAGCTAGACAACATGTCAAAAACTCGGAAAGAAATAGAAGTCCCAATAAGCGATGTAGACGCATATTCCGATTTACTTACGTCCCTCGGATTTAAAGAGGTCTTGACTATTGTGAAAGTCAGAGAAAAGTACTATGTTGAGAAAGGCGTGACAATTACGCTCGATGAAGTTGAGGGTCTGGGAAAATTCATTGAAATAGAAAAGCTCATTAAAGATAATGAGAACATTGAAGAGGAAGTTAAGAAGCTCCGCAAAATTCTAGAAGTACTTGGTGTCAAAAAATTTGAGAGAAAATCGTATTTAGAACTTCTACTTGAAAAGTTAAAGAAAAATGGTTCTGAAATCTGA
- a CDS encoding ATP-binding cassette domain-containing protein: MLIRVEDVSFRYSRGKGYSLKNINLKVRRGEFLGILGASGSGKSTLCLTFNGIIPHSIKGEFKGNVYVKGYNTKETSVAKLSTIVGLVLQNPDSQLFNMTVEEEIAFGLENLGLDTEEIKRRIRWALRITGLEGLENEFPPNLSGGQKQRLAIASVLAMRPEVLVLDEPTSQLDPLGKEQVLSLITLLNKEQGITIILVEHNTEYLLSFADRIIVLDKGEIILEGKPKQVFEEVDVLRRLGIKIPASVKIAHELKNRGILKEVALDEKELVNKLKILTKI; encoded by the coding sequence ATGCTGATAAGGGTTGAAGATGTAAGCTTTCGATATTCAAGGGGTAAGGGGTACTCCCTAAAAAACATAAATCTTAAGGTTAGGAGAGGGGAGTTTTTGGGAATTTTAGGAGCTAGTGGGAGTGGAAAATCGACCCTTTGTTTGACCTTTAATGGGATTATTCCCCATTCAATAAAAGGTGAATTCAAAGGGAATGTCTATGTAAAAGGCTATAATACAAAAGAGACGAGTGTTGCAAAGCTTTCTACAATTGTCGGTCTTGTTCTCCAGAATCCAGATTCCCAGCTTTTTAATATGACAGTTGAAGAAGAAATCGCTTTTGGTCTTGAAAATCTTGGTTTGGACACTGAAGAAATAAAGAGAAGAATCCGATGGGCATTAAGAATAACGGGTCTTGAAGGTCTTGAGAATGAATTTCCCCCTAATCTAAGCGGGGGTCAAAAACAGAGATTGGCCATTGCAAGTGTCTTAGCAATGAGGCCTGAAGTTCTCGTTTTAGATGAGCCAACCTCTCAACTTGACCCGCTTGGCAAGGAACAAGTTTTAAGCTTGATAACACTGCTGAACAAAGAACAGGGGATCACTATAATTTTGGTTGAACACAATACTGAGTACCTTCTAAGCTTTGCTGATAGAATTATAGTTCTTGATAAGGGAGAAATAATCTTGGAAGGAAAACCAAAACAAGTATTTGAAGAGGTTGATGTTCTTAGGAGACTTGGAATTAAAATACCAGCGAGTGTTAAAATTGCCCATGAATTGAAAAATAGGGGGATTCTGAAAGAGGTTGCTCTTGATGAGAAAGAGCTTGTAAATAAACTAAAAATACTTACAAAAATCTAA
- a CDS encoding TrkH family potassium uptake protein, which translates to MLEVRKYINLTEDLFVVKNLIGALLQGIGLAYLIPPLIAWFYPDEIMYIYYFVIPGIISILLGAWLGRHVKTIEDVNLRQAMISAAFVWLFASFISVVPFMKIAHMSFVDSYFESMSAWTGTGLTMMSNLENYPHILLFWRAWMQWLGGIGIVLVALTILIRPGVAAARLYKAEARSERILPNLANTSKIIFQIYAVLTLLGIYLYYINGMPLFDAAIHAMTGLGTGGMSSHDLSIGYFNSLSIEAVTIFLMIMGAVNFTVHYKMFKNRNIRHFFEDIQVRYMFVFLIPTIILIGYSLITWNHMQIAKAFRESIFHAVSAITCTGFSIDDLSKYPELAKLLIGFLMVVGGGAGSTAGGIKLIRITLTYESLKWTIQQAILPKGAVIKRKVGNYVFSEEELQEVFSFTMTYFAFLLIGTVWIMARLGVSVANAFFEVASAQGNVGLSVGITSPGLPVDVKILLILHMWIGRLEIFSTLVFIVSALMLIPRLVERG; encoded by the coding sequence ATGCTAGAAGTCAGAAAGTACATAAATTTAACTGAAGACCTCTTTGTTGTCAAAAATTTGATAGGTGCACTTCTTCAGGGCATTGGACTTGCATATTTGATTCCTCCTCTTATAGCGTGGTTTTATCCTGATGAGATTATGTATATCTATTACTTCGTTATTCCTGGTATAATAAGCATTCTTCTTGGTGCATGGTTGGGAAGACATGTTAAGACGATTGAAGATGTAAATTTAAGGCAAGCTATGATCTCTGCTGCATTTGTCTGGCTTTTTGCATCTTTTATTAGTGTTGTTCCATTTATGAAAATTGCCCATATGAGTTTTGTTGATTCATATTTTGAAAGTATGTCTGCTTGGACTGGAACTGGGCTCACTATGATGAGCAATCTTGAAAATTATCCTCACATACTCCTCTTTTGGAGAGCATGGATGCAGTGGTTGGGTGGAATTGGTATCGTCTTAGTTGCTCTTACAATTTTAATCCGCCCAGGAGTAGCAGCTGCTCGTCTGTATAAGGCGGAAGCAAGGAGCGAGAGAATTTTGCCCAATTTAGCTAACACTTCCAAGATAATCTTCCAAATATATGCTGTTCTGACACTTCTTGGAATTTACCTCTACTACATCAATGGAATGCCTCTTTTTGATGCAGCTATTCATGCAATGACTGGTTTAGGAACTGGTGGTATGAGTTCTCATGACTTAAGTATAGGGTATTTCAACAGCTTAAGTATAGAAGCTGTAACTATCTTCCTTATGATTATGGGTGCTGTAAACTTTACAGTGCATTACAAGATGTTTAAGAACCGTAATATAAGACACTTTTTTGAGGATATTCAGGTAAGATACATGTTCGTATTTCTAATTCCAACAATAATTCTGATAGGCTATTCTCTGATAACTTGGAACCACATGCAAATTGCTAAAGCATTTAGAGAAAGTATTTTTCATGCTGTCTCTGCTATAACTTGTACTGGATTTTCAATTGATGATCTCTCAAAGTATCCAGAGCTTGCCAAGCTTTTAATTGGATTTTTAATGGTCGTTGGGGGTGGTGCAGGAAGTACAGCAGGTGGTATAAAATTAATTAGAATCACGTTAACATATGAGAGCTTAAAATGGACAATCCAACAGGCAATCCTCCCAAAGGGAGCTGTTATTAAAAGGAAAGTTGGAAACTACGTATTCTCTGAGGAGGAACTTCAAGAGGTGTTTAGCTTTACGATGACATACTTTGCATTCCTTTTGATAGGCACTGTATGGATTATGGCGAGACTTGGAGTTTCTGTTGCCAATGCCTTTTTTGAAGTTGCCTCAGCCCAAGGTAATGTTGGTTTAAGTGTTGGCATAACTTCACCGGGCCTCCCAGTGGACGTGAAGATACTGCTAATTCTTCACATGTGGATTGGGAGACTAGAAATATTCTCAACATTGGTCTTTATAGTAAGTGCTTTGATGCTTATTCCAAGACTCGTGGAGAGAGGGTGA